From Flavobacterium arcticum, the proteins below share one genomic window:
- a CDS encoding YqjF family protein produces MQQNIATKKRTFLSAEWRKLIMVNYAVDPEVLKPYLPKHTELDTWNGTCYVSLVGFMFIDTKMMGIRIPLHVNFEEINLRFYVRHGDKENYKRGVVFIKEIVPRPALTMVANLLYKENYETLPTWHTWQEEGDDLVVEYKWMKEQLNIIKTITDKTPIDITPDSEEEFITEHFWGYTKVNDEVTSEYEVAHPRWQIYPVKDYEVNVNFAKVYGNDFSFLQEAKPISVYLAEGSEIIVKQGSKIKN; encoded by the coding sequence ATGCAACAAAATATAGCGACTAAAAAACGTACTTTTCTAAGTGCCGAATGGCGCAAACTGATAATGGTTAATTATGCAGTTGACCCTGAAGTGTTGAAACCTTATTTGCCTAAACATACCGAACTGGATACTTGGAACGGCACTTGCTATGTCAGTCTTGTTGGGTTTATGTTTATAGACACTAAAATGATGGGTATACGTATTCCTCTTCACGTTAATTTTGAGGAAATTAATTTACGCTTTTATGTACGCCATGGCGATAAAGAGAATTATAAAAGGGGAGTAGTGTTTATTAAGGAAATAGTGCCCCGTCCTGCGCTTACTATGGTTGCCAATTTATTATACAAAGAAAATTATGAAACTTTACCTACTTGGCATACATGGCAAGAAGAGGGAGATGACTTAGTTGTAGAATATAAATGGATGAAAGAACAACTGAATATAATTAAAACTATAACGGATAAAACTCCTATAGATATAACCCCTGATAGTGAAGAAGAGTTTATTACGGAGCATTTTTGGGGCTATACCAAAGTGAATGATGAGGTAACATCAGAGTATGAAGTAGCTCATCCGCGTTGGCAAATATATCCTGTAAAAGACTACGAAGTAAATGTTAACTTTGCTAAAGTATATGGTAATGATTTTTCTTTTTTACAAGAAGCAAAACCTATCTCAGTATATTTAGCCGAAGGGTCTGAAATAATAGTAAAGCAAGGATCTAAAATAAAAAACTAA
- a CDS encoding AIR synthase related protein — MSSDTSKRYSQRGVSASKEDVHNAIKNIDKGLFPKAFCKIVPDYLTNDEDYCLIMHADGAGTKSSLAYMYWKETGDISVWKGIAQDALIMNIDDLLCVGATDNIMLSSTIGRNKNLVPGEVISAIINGTEELIEELKNFGVTIHATGGETADVGDLVRTIIVDSTVTTRIKRSDVVDNANIKAGDVIVGLESFGQATYEKGYNGGMGSNGLTSARHDVFSKYLAEKYPESFDAAVPDELVYSGNVKLTDEVADSPIDAGKLVLSPTRTYAPIIKKILEKYTPNNIHGMVHCSGGAQTKVLHFVDNVHVIKDNLFPVPPLFKLIQEQSNTDWKEMYQVFNCGHRMELYVPENIAQDIIAISKSFNVDAKIVGRLEASESKQLTIKSDYGTFTY, encoded by the coding sequence ATGAGTTCTGATACAAGTAAACGCTACAGCCAAAGAGGAGTTTCTGCCTCTAAGGAAGATGTGCACAATGCCATTAAGAATATTGATAAAGGATTATTCCCTAAAGCCTTTTGTAAAATTGTTCCAGATTATTTAACCAACGATGAGGATTATTGCCTTATTATGCACGCCGATGGCGCAGGGACAAAATCGTCATTGGCGTATATGTACTGGAAAGAAACAGGCGATATATCGGTATGGAAAGGCATAGCACAAGATGCATTGATAATGAATATAGACGACCTACTTTGTGTAGGTGCTACCGATAATATTATGCTATCTTCTACTATTGGTAGAAATAAAAATCTTGTTCCAGGCGAGGTAATATCAGCAATTATCAATGGTACGGAAGAACTTATAGAAGAATTGAAAAACTTTGGTGTTACTATACATGCTACAGGTGGCGAGACTGCCGATGTAGGCGATTTGGTACGTACTATAATTGTAGATTCTACCGTTACGACACGTATAAAGCGTAGCGATGTTGTAGATAATGCTAACATTAAGGCAGGCGATGTAATTGTAGGTTTAGAATCATTTGGGCAGGCAACTTATGAGAAAGGTTATAATGGCGGAATGGGTAGTAACGGATTAACTTCGGCACGTCATGATGTATTTAGTAAATACCTTGCAGAGAAATATCCTGAAAGTTTTGATGCTGCTGTACCTGATGAGTTGGTATATTCGGGTAATGTAAAACTAACTGATGAAGTAGCAGATAGCCCTATAGATGCAGGTAAACTGGTGCTTTCGCCAACACGTACCTATGCACCTATTATTAAAAAAATACTAGAAAAATATACACCAAACAATATACATGGTATGGTACATTGCAGTGGAGGAGCACAGACGAAAGTACTTCACTTTGTAGATAATGTACACGTAATAAAAGACAACCTTTTCCCTGTTCCGCCATTGTTTAAACTAATACAAGAACAAAGTAATACCGACTGGAAAGAAATGTATCAGGTATTTAACTGCGGTCACCGTATGGAGTTATATGTACCCGAAAACATTGCACAGGATATTATAGCCATTTCGAAATCTTTTAATGTAGATGCTAAGATTGTGGGGAGGTTAGAAGCTTCTGAATCAAAACAGCTTACTATAAAAAGTGACTATGGCACTTTCACTTATTAA
- a CDS encoding TIR domain-containing protein: MNLKRKIELLKKVLTGANEITKESSEAPEFRSWKSLTERTLIKIFGKNSHEVREFNDLDFFYDAMIYYSDEDYSRDDLIEFRKDLQIAKNLINSYIEEFEEELIEDIGDELEESNTEIIEKNFISHSSMDKYIVEELIEIIEVLGIDSDKIFCSSFPGYGIPLGENFLDKIKQELSENSLILFVLSKKFYNSPVSLCEMGATWALSKQHIPIIVPPFNYKEMKGVIPLTQGFIINSSDELNLFKEKIETFFDVKNISFNVWERKRDRIINRINKNIT; this comes from the coding sequence ATGAATTTAAAAAGAAAAATAGAACTCTTAAAAAAAGTTCTGACTGGGGCTAATGAAATCACAAAAGAATCTTCCGAAGCTCCTGAGTTTAGGAGTTGGAAAAGTTTAACTGAAAGAACACTTATAAAAATTTTTGGTAAAAATTCTCATGAAGTAAGAGAGTTTAATGATTTAGACTTCTTTTATGATGCAATGATTTATTATTCTGATGAAGACTACTCAAGAGATGACTTGATAGAATTCAGAAAAGATTTGCAAATAGCAAAGAATTTAATAAATAGCTATATTGAAGAATTTGAAGAGGAATTAATTGAAGATATAGGAGATGAACTTGAAGAATCAAATACTGAAATAATAGAAAAAAATTTTATAAGCCACTCTTCAATGGATAAATATATTGTTGAGGAATTAATAGAAATTATAGAAGTATTAGGTATTGATAGTGATAAAATATTTTGCTCTTCTTTTCCGGGATATGGCATTCCATTAGGTGAAAATTTCTTGGATAAAATCAAACAAGAACTTTCTGAAAATTCTTTAATTTTATTTGTTCTTTCTAAAAAATTTTATAATAGTCCTGTAAGTTTATGTGAAATGGGAGCTACATGGGCTCTCTCAAAACAGCATATCCCTATTATTGTACCTCCTTTTAATTATAAAGAAATGAAAGGTGTAATTCCACTTACCCAAGGATTTATAATTAATTCAAGTGACGAATTAAATCTTTTTAAAGAAAAAATTGAAACTTTTTTTGATGTAAAAAATATAAGTTTTAATGTTTGGGAACGAAAAAGAGATAGGATCATAAATAGAATTAATAAAAATATCACATAA
- a CDS encoding OmpA family protein, whose translation MKNISIYILFLFFALNVSSQEQFSVYFDTNKYELTKTEADRLDKWAIANATSKILAINGYTDEDGTTGLNDTLAQRRVNYVFGMIKGNVPTREDFKIRSFGELHKMSPVKAENRKVTIYYLQEKDLDKENEILGIKETSKSVKKKRVINYPDRIYVTDPRGGRQEIPLDVEFMKKVGEAQAGEKLQITNLNFHLNTFAIVAESRPRLYELLEIMRANPNMKIKLLGHICCIKGDPRKLSYQRAKAVAMFLRQNGIERERTSFEGLGTTDPIYPLPEKTEEERAANRRVEVLVVENP comes from the coding sequence ATGAAAAACATTTCTATATATATACTTTTTTTATTTTTTGCCTTAAATGTATCATCACAAGAGCAGTTTTCGGTTTATTTTGACACCAATAAATATGAGCTTACAAAAACTGAAGCTGATCGCCTTGACAAATGGGCGATAGCCAATGCAACTTCTAAAATACTGGCTATAAATGGTTACACCGATGAAGATGGTACTACAGGGCTAAACGATACACTGGCGCAACGCAGAGTAAACTATGTATTTGGTATGATAAAAGGTAATGTCCCTACTCGTGAAGATTTTAAGATTCGTAGTTTTGGCGAATTGCATAAAATGTCGCCTGTAAAAGCAGAGAATAGAAAAGTAACCATATACTACCTGCAAGAAAAAGACCTTGACAAAGAAAATGAGATATTAGGCATAAAAGAAACGTCAAAATCCGTTAAGAAAAAACGGGTAATAAATTATCCTGATAGAATTTATGTAACCGACCCACGAGGGGGAAGACAGGAAATCCCTTTGGATGTAGAGTTTATGAAAAAAGTAGGAGAAGCACAAGCAGGAGAAAAATTACAAATTACAAACCTGAATTTTCATCTTAATACCTTTGCTATAGTAGCCGAGTCGCGCCCGCGACTCTATGAGCTATTAGAAATTATGCGCGCCAACCCCAATATGAAAATAAAACTATTAGGGCATATATGCTGTATAAAGGGCGACCCACGCAAACTATCATACCAGCGTGCTAAAGCGGTAGCTATGTTCCTTAGGCAAAACGGTATAGAGAGAGAACGCACCTCGTTTGAAGGGCTTGGTACTACCGACCCGATATACCCATTACCTGAAAAAACAGAAGAAGAACGCGCTGCTAACCGTAGGGTAGAGGTATTGGTTGTAGAGAATCCTTAA